Proteins encoded in a region of the Fusarium falciforme chromosome 6, complete sequence genome:
- a CDS encoding MFS domain-containing protein: MADNINTSGKPDKPTIETMENSDKVLPLSERINAASRMDPATRARVEKRLKLKLDARCGLFVLIYIMNYLDRNNIAAARLRGLQEDLKLDDNEYATCLSILYVGYILMQVPSNIFINRIQRPSLYLAAIMLIWGLISTLSGNTYNFAGMVTVRFFLGFTEAAFLPGALLILSKWYTRRELTKRNAILFCGNLISNAFSALIAAGVLSKMDGVLGHASWRWLFWIEGAITMGIAIAAAFILPDLPHNTKGFSREELEVAQLRIIEDVGEADVDAEGQGPFDGLYMALTDPKIYVMMITFAAYVVGLSFNAFFVGIPRHPIPPILVGTYLPLTQPTLTGTLGLDYVPTLLMSSPPWLFSCIVSLIVAWSSDRSQEKFWHIVGPIGIGLVGFIISMCTGNVAARYVALFLQAASYAGYIVFYSWISSTFPRPPAKRAVAIALINAFAQLGNIAGSYVWGLKDNGFRGSYGIVTAMFGATVVGALALRMMLVRMNKQLEEQEEAWETQRDVAQQMRDEADEALRMQKGFRYLL, translated from the exons atggccgacAACATAAACACGTCAGGCAAACCCGATAAGCCGACCATCGAGACAATGGAAAACTCGGATAAGGTGTTGCCGCTCAGTGAGCGCATCAATGCTGCTTCGCGAATGGATCCAGCAACTCGTGCGCGCGTCGAGAAGCGCCtgaagctcaagctcgaTGCTCGCTGCGGCCTCTTTGTTCTCATCTACATCATGAACTATCTCGACCGCAACAACATCGCCGCTGCCCGCCTCAGAGGTCTGCAGGAGGATTTGAAGCTGGATGACAACGAGTATGCGACCTGCCTCAGTATTCTCTACGTGGGCTATATCCTCATGCAAGTCCCTTCGAATATCTTCATCAACCGGATCCAACGACCCTCGCTATATCTGGCAGCCATTATGCTTATTTGGGGCCTGATTTCAACTCTTTCAGGCAATACCTATAATTTCGCGGGAATGGTCACTgtccgcttcttcttgggctttACCGAGGCCGCTTTCCTTCCTGGCGCGTTACTTATTCTCTCTAAGTGGTATACGCGTCGGGAACTTACCAAAAGGAACGCAATCCTATTTTGCGGTAACCTTATTTCCAACGCATTCTCAGCTCTCATTGCAGCTGGAGTGCTGTCGAAAATGGACGGGGTTCTGGGGCATGCTTCTTGGCGCTGGCTCTTCTGGA TTGAGGGTGCCATAACCATGGGTATTGCTATCGCCGCAGCTTTTATCCTTCCTGATCTTCCACACAACACCAAGGGCTTCTCCAGGGAAGAGCTTGAAGTGGCCCAACTCCGAATAATCGAGGATGTTGGCGAGGCTGATGTGGATGCTGAAGGTCAGGGGCCTTTTGACGGCTTGTACATGGCTCTCACGGACCCCAAGATCTATGTCATGATGATAACTTTCGCCGCATACGTGGTTGGTCTGTCGTTCAACGCTTTCTTTGTAGGGATTCCtcgccatcccatccctccCATACTAGTCGGCACATACTTACCTTTGACGCAGCCCACTCTCACCGGCACGCTTGGTCTCGACTACGTTCCAACCCTGCTCATGAGCTCGCCGCCGTGGCTGTTCTCGTGTATCGTTTCTCTTATCGTTGCATGGAGCTCCGATCGATCCCAGGAGAAG TTTTGGCATATTGTAGGCCCAATTGGTATCGGCTTAGTTGGCTTCATCATTAGCATGTGTACAGGGAACGTTGCTGCTCGTTACGTTGCTCTCTTTCTACAAGCAGCTTCTTATGCCGG TTACATCGTCTTCTACTCTTGGATCAGCTCAACCTTTCCCCGTCCACCAGCCAAACGTGCCGTCGCTATCGCATTGATCAACGCGTTCGCCCAGCTGGGCAATATCGCCGGCTCGTACGTCTGGGGCCTAAAGGACAATGGGTTCCGCGGGAGCTACGGCATTGTCACAGCCATGTTCGGCGCCACCGTCGTCGGAGCACTGGCCCTCCGCATGATGCTTGTGAGGATGAAcaagcagctcgaggagcaggaggaagCCTGGGAGACGCAACGTGATGTTGCCCAGCAGATGAGAGACGAGGCAGATGAGGCGCTAAGGATGCAGAAGGGCTTCAGATACCTTCTATGA